The following proteins are co-located in the candidate division WOR-3 bacterium genome:
- a CDS encoding type IV pilus twitching motility protein PilT, translating into MGIDLEKLLLDAKDKEASDVHIKVGHPPIFRIYGKLYFRDNYPVVTREDTEELIRNYLTPAKQKELRERYSVDVAFSFPNIGRFRVNIFSQRGTWSFAIRAIPPLIKTIKDLNLPPVLEKIAMEDRGLILVTGVAGSGKSTTLAAILNHINVNKAVHIITIEDPIEYLLRDIKSIISQREVGLDVLSFADGLREALRQDPNVIMVGEIRDEETASIALLAAETGHLVLSTLHTLDARETINRIVSIFPAHQQEQIRHQLASVLKAIVSQRLIPRDDMPGRIPACEVMVNTARIREMILDPKRTHEIFDAIADGYIPYGMQTFDQSLYYWYKLGYISEETALAYATKREILELRMKGIASGGEGGRNWEIFERMALRKVQEKGGI; encoded by the coding sequence ATGGGAATTGATTTAGAGAAACTTTTATTAGATGCAAAAGACAAAGAAGCGTCGGATGTCCACATAAAAGTGGGACATCCGCCAATTTTCAGAATTTACGGAAAGCTATACTTCAGAGATAATTACCCTGTTGTTACGAGAGAAGATACTGAAGAACTTATAAGAAATTACCTAACTCCTGCCAAGCAAAAGGAGCTGAGGGAAAGGTACAGCGTTGACGTCGCCTTTAGCTTTCCAAATATCGGTAGATTCAGGGTTAACATATTCAGCCAGAGAGGCACATGGTCCTTTGCCATAAGAGCAATACCACCTCTTATTAAAACCATCAAAGATTTAAACCTACCTCCCGTCCTGGAAAAGATAGCCATGGAGGATAGGGGACTGATTCTTGTAACAGGTGTTGCAGGCTCTGGAAAATCTACAACCCTCGCAGCTATTTTAAACCATATCAATGTAAACAAAGCAGTGCACATTATAACAATTGAGGACCCTATTGAATACCTTTTAAGAGATATCAAGAGCATTATAAGCCAGAGAGAGGTCGGACTTGACGTGCTCAGCTTTGCAGATGGACTCAGGGAAGCTCTTAGACAGGACCCCAATGTAATAATGGTTGGAGAAATTAGGGATGAAGAAACCGCTTCCATTGCTTTGCTTGCAGCTGAAACAGGACACTTAGTTTTGTCAACCTTACACACTCTCGATGCCAGAGAAACAATAAATAGAATTGTAAGTATTTTCCCTGCACATCAGCAAGAGCAGATAAGACACCAACTTGCCTCCGTACTAAAGGCAATTGTCTCCCAAAGGCTCATACCAAGGGATGATATGCCTGGAAGAATCCCCGCCTGCGAAGTTATGGTGAACACAGCGCGTATTCGAGAAATGATCCTTGATCCTAAGAGAACCCACGAGATTTTTGATGCTATTGCTGACGGTTATATACCTTATGGAATGCAAACCTTTGACCAATCTTTATATTACTGGTACAAATTGGGTTATATTTCAGAAGAAACCGCCCTGGCATACGCAACAAAGAGAGAAATACTTGAGTTAAGAATGAAGGGTATTGCCTCGGGCGGTGAGGGTGGAAGAAATTGGGAAATCTTTGAAAGAATGGCTTTGAGAAAAGTTCAAGAAAAAGGAGGAATTTAA
- a CDS encoding GTPase domain-containing protein has translation MLIDFKKHEIKFKIVYYGPGLSGKTTNIKKIYERFMGKKGQLLSVDTKGERTLFFDLLPLELPILKGYKTIFSLYTVPGQVFYKQARKLVLKGADGVIFVADSDKERLEENIAIYKEMHDTLQEYGMWSATRRVPIIVQYNKRDHPDALPVSVLEEKVNIYKYPYVLAIATEGKGVFQTLQMMINEVVKNSLRQQQLSFLLQQKK, from the coding sequence GTGTTAATAGATTTCAAGAAGCATGAGATAAAGTTTAAAATTGTCTATTACGGCCCTGGTTTAAGTGGAAAGACCACAAATATTAAGAAAATTTACGAAAGATTTATGGGTAAAAAAGGTCAACTCTTGTCTGTCGATACTAAAGGTGAAAGAACCCTGTTCTTCGATCTACTTCCCCTTGAACTTCCTATATTGAAAGGATATAAAACCATATTCAGTCTTTACACTGTCCCTGGTCAGGTGTTCTATAAACAGGCGAGGAAGCTGGTTTTAAAGGGTGCAGACGGTGTTATTTTCGTTGCTGATTCAGATAAAGAGAGGCTTGAAGAAAATATTGCTATATACAAGGAAATGCATGATACCCTTCAAGAATATGGGATGTGGAGCGCAACCAGAAGAGTTCCCATTATTGTCCAATACAATAAGCGGGATCACCCCGATGCATTGCCTGTGTCGGTGCTTGAAGAGAAGGTTAACATTTACAAATATCCTTATGTTTTAGCAATAGCAACAGAAGGCAAGGGTGTTTTTCAAACCTTACAAATGATGATTAATGAAGTAGTGAAGAACTCATTGCGTCAACAACAACTAAGTTTTTTACTTCAACAAAAGAAATAG
- the der gene encoding ribosome biogenesis GTPase Der: MKKYAQVSIVGRVNTGKSTLFNRIIKKPLAITDSKPGLTRDRIKKLVSYTEIPFYLTDTGGLYPPEEDLIWEKVKEKIEKTVDESDLILFVVDASTGLLPHDVEIAEWLRKKDKDVILVANKIDIKKKDLYSFFSLGFGEPVGISAAHGTGLQELIEIIEAKLKEKGFLEEVEEEKPEKTRIAILGKPNVGKSSLFNALCGDEINIVSEIPGTTRDAVDIETEEFIIIDTAGIRRKYKDPIELFGAVRSERSLRYAEVAILVIDASAEITAIDKKIANLIIEEKKGIVVALNKCDLIPREKRSAVLDYFKKELDFINFAPMLFTSALTGEGISLLKEVIKQAKKSWERKLSKREVQQFQYSLSKNFPFSKTIIKFTQEDVRPPKFKILTDTKLKNNELKYIENKLRETFGFYGTPLILENDFPKQNS; this comes from the coding sequence ATGAAAAAATATGCACAAGTTTCCATTGTAGGTAGAGTAAATACTGGAAAATCAACACTTTTTAACCGCATTATAAAAAAACCTCTTGCAATTACAGACTCAAAACCTGGATTAACAAGAGACAGGATAAAAAAATTAGTTTCTTATACAGAAATTCCTTTCTATTTAACTGACACCGGTGGACTTTACCCACCGGAAGAGGATCTAATCTGGGAAAAAGTTAAAGAAAAGATAGAAAAAACAGTGGATGAATCTGACCTCATACTTTTTGTAGTTGATGCTTCTACCGGACTTTTACCCCACGATGTAGAAATAGCAGAATGGTTGAGAAAAAAGGATAAAGATGTAATTCTTGTAGCTAACAAAATTGACATAAAGAAAAAAGACCTTTATTCCTTCTTTAGTCTTGGATTTGGAGAGCCCGTTGGCATATCCGCTGCCCACGGAACCGGACTGCAAGAACTAATTGAAATAATCGAGGCGAAACTAAAAGAAAAAGGATTTCTTGAAGAAGTAGAAGAAGAAAAACCAGAAAAAACCAGAATAGCAATTCTTGGTAAACCTAACGTAGGAAAATCTTCTCTCTTCAATGCCCTTTGCGGTGACGAAATAAACATAGTTTCTGAAATTCCTGGTACTACAAGGGATGCAGTGGATATAGAAACCGAAGAATTTATTATTATAGACACAGCTGGAATCAGGAGAAAATACAAAGATCCTATAGAACTTTTCGGGGCTGTTAGAAGTGAAAGGTCACTCAGATACGCAGAAGTTGCGATACTCGTTATTGATGCCTCGGCAGAAATCACGGCCATCGACAAAAAAATCGCAAACCTCATCATTGAAGAGAAAAAAGGGATAGTCGTGGCGTTAAACAAGTGCGACCTTATTCCGAGAGAAAAAAGATCCGCAGTGCTCGACTACTTTAAGAAAGAATTAGATTTTATAAACTTCGCCCCGATGCTCTTCACCTCTGCTTTAACAGGTGAAGGAATAAGTTTGCTTAAGGAGGTTATAAAGCAAGCTAAAAAGTCATGGGAAAGGAAATTGAGTAAAAGAGAGGTTCAGCAATTTCAATATTCCCTCTCAAAGAACTTTCCCTTTTCAAAAACCATAATCAAATTCACTCAGGAAGACGTAAGACCTCCGAAATTTAAGATATTAACCGATACAAAGCTTAAAAACAACGAGTTGAAATACATTGAAAATAAGCTTCGAGAAACCTTCGGATTCTACGGCACACCCTTGATTTTAGAAAACGATTTTCCAAAGCAAAACAGTTAA
- a CDS encoding DNA polymerase I, which yields MRLLIVDGASLAYRAYYAFRDRPLINSKGIVTSGPYAFTNSLMKMLRELKPTHVAVVFDAKGKTFRHEIFVEYKAQRPKAPPDFALQLSYIKEILDGMNLKRYEIPGVEADDVIATLSKIAESEGFEVFVATLDKDLYQIVSERVYIIDTREGGIKIITEKDILDKFGVKPFQIPDFLVLVGDKIDNIPGVPGIGEKTAAEVLNKYGSLEKILSLEDGSDEVIRKIKAHRDFIMESLQLNKLRTNVLDSVNFEEMELRPWNKEKLLQVFRELEFYSLMREIAEEITPEIVMASHIPMNLLSAEYISIGILGDYLLLSGGENVVYKVPMEKGISFLENFQGKLVTFESKKIYKEIENMKRTLDFDILMASFLLDSDKPKFEPDVIFLEWPGIKLSERKELREAQICDCSARAYKFLKSQIEKLELREVFERIELPLQRVLAEMEKVGIKIDRQKLEKLSLQMEQRIKELESKVYELAGVRFNVNSPKQLAEVLFVKHKLKPIKKTKTGYSTDEETLRKLAEVHPLPSAILEYREVFKLKSTYVDVFRELMDEKTDRIYPSYNQVGAATGRISCYNPNFQTIPIKSPLGKNIRDMIIAEPGYKILTADYSQVELRILAHFSGDERLIDIFEKDLDVHTITASYIFGKRPDEITEAERRKAKTVNFGIIYGMSPYGLSKELNISVEEANSFISNFFATYPGVMRWIKENLEFALKNGYVKTLYGRIRKVPQIFSGNSNIVEQGKRIAINTPIQGTAADIIKLSMVEIYNELKRNGFKSKIILQIHDELLLEVKEEEINAVTQIVKEKMEGVCKLRVPLKVEIGVGESWLLASSK from the coding sequence GCTTAAGCCCACCCACGTTGCTGTTGTATTTGATGCGAAGGGTAAGACCTTTAGGCACGAGATTTTTGTTGAATACAAGGCTCAAAGGCCTAAGGCACCACCTGATTTTGCCCTGCAACTTTCCTACATAAAAGAGATACTGGATGGAATGAACTTGAAGAGATATGAAATTCCTGGCGTTGAAGCCGATGATGTAATTGCGACATTAAGCAAGATTGCGGAGAGTGAAGGTTTTGAAGTGTTTGTAGCTACCCTTGACAAAGATTTATACCAGATTGTTTCTGAGAGAGTCTACATAATAGACACTCGAGAAGGCGGTATTAAAATAATTACGGAAAAAGACATTCTTGATAAGTTTGGTGTTAAACCTTTTCAAATTCCTGATTTCTTAGTTCTCGTTGGAGATAAAATCGATAACATTCCAGGGGTTCCGGGTATCGGAGAAAAGACTGCGGCGGAAGTCCTCAACAAATATGGATCTTTGGAGAAAATTTTGAGTTTAGAGGATGGTAGCGATGAAGTAATTCGAAAGATCAAGGCTCATAGAGATTTTATTATGGAATCTCTCCAATTAAATAAGTTGAGAACTAATGTATTGGATAGTGTTAATTTTGAAGAGATGGAATTGCGTCCGTGGAATAAGGAGAAACTTCTTCAGGTTTTCCGCGAACTTGAGTTCTACTCTTTGATGAGGGAAATTGCTGAGGAAATTACCCCGGAGATTGTAATGGCGTCGCATATTCCTATGAACCTTTTGAGCGCAGAATATATTTCGATAGGTATACTCGGAGATTATCTGCTGCTTTCCGGTGGTGAAAATGTGGTTTATAAGGTCCCCATGGAGAAAGGCATTTCATTTTTAGAAAACTTTCAAGGCAAATTGGTGACTTTTGAGAGTAAGAAAATTTACAAAGAAATTGAAAACATGAAACGTACTTTGGATTTTGATATTCTTATGGCGTCTTTTCTTCTGGATAGTGATAAGCCAAAGTTTGAGCCCGATGTGATCTTTCTTGAATGGCCTGGGATAAAACTCTCGGAAAGAAAAGAATTGAGGGAAGCTCAGATATGTGATTGTTCTGCAAGAGCTTATAAATTTTTGAAAAGTCAGATAGAAAAACTTGAGCTAAGGGAGGTTTTCGAGAGAATTGAACTTCCGCTTCAAAGAGTTTTGGCAGAAATGGAGAAAGTTGGGATAAAAATTGACCGACAGAAGCTGGAAAAATTAAGCTTACAAATGGAGCAAAGGATCAAGGAGTTGGAAAGCAAGGTTTATGAATTAGCAGGTGTGCGGTTTAACGTGAATTCTCCCAAACAGTTAGCCGAGGTTCTATTTGTAAAACACAAATTGAAGCCCATTAAAAAGACAAAGACGGGTTATTCTACCGATGAAGAGACTCTTAGAAAGCTGGCCGAAGTTCATCCACTTCCTTCTGCAATACTTGAGTATCGGGAAGTCTTCAAGCTGAAAAGTACCTATGTGGATGTTTTTAGAGAATTAATGGATGAGAAGACTGATAGAATATATCCCAGTTATAACCAGGTGGGTGCAGCGACCGGTAGAATTTCTTGCTATAATCCCAATTTCCAAACTATACCCATAAAATCTCCCCTTGGAAAAAATATCAGGGATATGATAATTGCTGAGCCCGGTTATAAGATCCTTACTGCCGATTATTCCCAGGTAGAATTGAGGATACTCGCACACTTTTCGGGTGATGAGAGATTGATAGATATTTTTGAGAAAGATTTGGATGTTCATACTATTACCGCTTCTTACATTTTTGGAAAAAGGCCAGATGAAATAACAGAAGCTGAGAGGAGAAAGGCTAAAACAGTGAATTTTGGCATCATCTACGGAATGTCTCCTTATGGACTTTCAAAGGAGTTGAATATTTCTGTTGAAGAAGCAAATTCTTTCATAAGTAATTTTTTTGCCACCTATCCTGGCGTGATGAGGTGGATCAAAGAGAATCTTGAATTCGCTCTGAAAAATGGATACGTAAAAACGCTATACGGAAGAATCAGGAAGGTGCCTCAAATTTTCTCTGGAAATTCGAATATTGTTGAGCAGGGCAAAAGAATTGCCATAAACACTCCCATTCAGGGAACTGCCGCTGATATCATCAAGCTTAGCATGGTGGAGATATACAACGAATTAAAGAGGAACGGGTTTAAATCGAAAATAATTTTGCAAATCCACGATGAGTTGCTTCTGGAAGTCAAGGAAGAAGAAATTAATGCCGTAACCCAAATAGTTAAAGAAAAGATGGAAGGCGTTTGCAAGTTAAGAGTCCCTCTTAAGGTTGAAATAGGTGTTGGTGAAAGCTGGCTTTTGGCTTCAAGTAAATGA
- a CDS encoding FIST C-terminal domain-containing protein — protein sequence MQREPTAPRIGVGKGAEEEVQRGPILVSGMTTGFSQDPSPWKAGVQAGRAAFEKLSKTKPDFAFIFATSNYDLDPVVKGVLQSIGKDVPYVALKTLGIVFTENTVLNSGVIVAIVKSDSYKFTYSVGTNIHQGLHSALEKACLPVLDQIKARKVEGFEHLNMFLVLDSYVNGDILVTELSRIVDRYDPNITFYGGILDYAKLSKDCQLHLANQLINGGVACIGIYSKTPPAISHGHGLHPLVPKRATKVGGNVIYHFDERPAFEVWKEFLVKKGIPEAEINKDPTKFLGKYQFGVPDPAYPKYPKVRIAVGITSEGGIRLAGDIPENSTVWFMEARKDRMEEAVTQSIDQAFVAIDQRKPIGSLVIESIHRYFSLGNDFFEEVNLFQRKLAMPLVGFTTFGEFLRPSPEFKWFHNSSFALQILSE from the coding sequence ATGCAAAGAGAACCAACTGCCCCGAGAATTGGGGTAGGTAAAGGGGCTGAAGAGGAAGTTCAGCGTGGTCCTATTTTGGTTTCGGGAATGACTACGGGTTTCTCGCAGGATCCTTCTCCATGGAAGGCGGGGGTTCAGGCCGGCAGGGCTGCCTTTGAAAAACTCTCCAAAACCAAGCCAGATTTTGCATTCATTTTTGCAACTTCGAACTATGACTTGGACCCTGTTGTAAAGGGTGTTTTGCAATCTATTGGTAAGGATGTCCCCTATGTCGCTTTAAAAACGCTCGGCATCGTATTTACAGAAAATACTGTTTTGAACTCAGGTGTGATTGTTGCGATAGTTAAGAGCGATTCTTATAAGTTCACCTATTCGGTTGGTACAAATATCCATCAAGGGCTCCATTCCGCACTGGAAAAAGCATGCTTACCGGTTCTCGATCAGATCAAGGCGAGAAAGGTAGAAGGGTTTGAACACCTAAACATGTTTCTTGTATTGGACTCCTATGTAAATGGAGATATCCTCGTGACGGAACTTTCCAGGATAGTGGATAGGTATGATCCGAATATTACCTTCTACGGTGGGATCCTTGATTACGCGAAGCTCTCTAAGGATTGCCAACTTCATTTGGCAAATCAGCTTATAAATGGAGGTGTTGCCTGTATAGGTATTTACTCAAAAACGCCGCCCGCTATATCCCACGGACATGGTTTGCATCCTTTAGTACCTAAGAGGGCTACTAAGGTTGGTGGTAATGTGATATACCACTTCGATGAACGCCCAGCCTTTGAGGTTTGGAAGGAATTCTTAGTGAAGAAGGGGATACCAGAAGCTGAAATCAACAAAGATCCCACAAAATTCTTAGGTAAGTATCAATTTGGTGTGCCTGACCCGGCTTATCCTAAATATCCTAAAGTAAGGATTGCTGTTGGAATTACAAGTGAAGGTGGGATAAGGCTTGCAGGTGATATTCCTGAAAATTCCACTGTTTGGTTTATGGAAGCGAGGAAGGATAGAATGGAAGAAGCGGTAACACAGAGTATTGATCAGGCGTTTGTTGCTATAGATCAGCGTAAGCCCATTGGAAGTCTTGTGATTGAAAGTATCCATAGGTACTTTTCCCTTGGAAATGACTTTTTCGAGGAAGTAAATCTCTTCCAGAGGAAGCTTGCGATGCCTTTAGTAGGCTTTACAACCTTTGGTGAATTTCTTAGACCCAGTCCGGAATTTAAGTGGTTCCATAATTCCTCTTTCGCCTTGCAGATTCTTTCGGAGTAG
- a CDS encoding PAS domain-containing sensor histidine kinase, translating to MKLVNTADIEKLLSLSPEIFLILDGKKNVIYASDSVKSLGFSEEEIIGTNFLHLVAGHIRPILEKKFSEVTNKTVFGQRLIIKSKENVYLPFYANFYVAQDRIFLYLKNEEQVLPEKLILDYLDFGIVVVDSEFRVIYHNSFVSTYFQRHLFTHLDQLPYGIGAKIIERVKIGQKNMEIEYASGSILGISVYPLNLPDLKGFLLKIKDITAEKNFERTASGSGSYFSYVDLVSIYTHHIKNLLTPLKFTALSLRRELTDPKLLEKIDRMVTHIEKINQHVRAFYSRVKTKPIEFKKVNVKKVVERVKSLLNNELINNGIIFEFNQNGNELVYADEIHLQQILSDLIQNAIDALKNQKGIRKIAVNVKRSENRCPYCGSNFVQIEVSDTGPGIKKEDLDRIFNLGFSTKAEGWGLGLYVVDKMVKENRGIIRVYSEVGKGTTFVLYFHPATPEAIGCVEQKVKEV from the coding sequence ATGAAGTTAGTGAATACTGCAGATATTGAGAAGCTGCTTTCTTTAAGTCCAGAAATTTTTCTCATTTTGGACGGTAAAAAAAATGTCATCTATGCGAGTGACAGCGTTAAGAGTCTCGGATTTTCTGAGGAAGAAATTATAGGGACAAATTTCTTGCATCTTGTAGCTGGCCATATAAGACCAATTTTAGAGAAAAAGTTTTCGGAGGTTACAAATAAGACAGTTTTTGGTCAGAGGCTCATCATAAAAAGTAAAGAGAACGTCTATCTGCCCTTTTACGCCAACTTTTATGTTGCGCAAGACAGGATCTTTCTTTATCTCAAAAATGAGGAACAGGTTCTTCCAGAAAAGTTAATCCTTGATTATCTCGATTTTGGCATTGTGGTCGTCGATTCGGAATTTCGCGTCATATATCATAATAGTTTTGTTTCTACGTATTTCCAGAGGCACCTTTTTACCCATTTAGATCAGCTCCCTTACGGGATAGGAGCAAAGATAATAGAGAGGGTTAAAATTGGACAAAAAAATATGGAGATTGAGTATGCCTCGGGTAGCATTTTGGGTATAAGTGTTTATCCTCTGAATTTGCCCGATCTAAAAGGCTTTTTGTTGAAAATAAAAGATATTACCGCTGAGAAAAATTTTGAGAGAACAGCCAGTGGGTCAGGTAGTTACTTTTCTTATGTGGACCTCGTTTCGATTTACACCCATCACATTAAAAATCTTCTTACCCCCTTAAAATTTACTGCCTTGAGTCTGAGGAGGGAACTCACTGATCCTAAACTCCTCGAGAAAATTGATAGAATGGTTACACACATAGAAAAGATAAATCAGCACGTCAGAGCCTTCTACAGTAGGGTTAAAACAAAGCCCATAGAATTTAAAAAAGTCAATGTAAAGAAAGTTGTGGAGCGCGTCAAATCTTTACTTAACAATGAGCTTATAAACAATGGAATTATATTCGAATTTAACCAAAACGGTAATGAACTTGTCTATGCAGATGAAATTCACCTCCAGCAAATCTTGTCTGATTTAATTCAAAATGCCATAGATGCTTTGAAAAACCAGAAGGGGATAAGGAAAATAGCCGTTAATGTCAAACGGAGTGAAAATCGCTGCCCATACTGTGGTTCTAATTTCGTTCAAATTGAAGTTTCAGATACAGGACCTGGAATAAAAAAGGAAGACCTTGATCGAATTTTTAATCTCGGCTTTTCTACCAAGGCCGAGGGTTGGGGCCTTGGCCTTTACGTGGTGGATAAAATGGTTAAAGAAAACAGAGGAATTATAAGGGTTTATTCAGAGGTTGGAAAAGGCACAACTTTTGTGCTATACTTTCATCCTGCCACACCCGAGGCTATTGGGTGTGTGGAGCAAAAAGTTAAGGAGGTGTGA
- a CDS encoding response regulator produces MPIKVLLVDDEEDILWGLSEELTRHKIEVETASNGLEALEKIKKKSFDFLVTDIRMPGLSGVELLMETRKIQPDIKVIVMTAYGSDEIRQDVMTKGAISYLEKPFDFDQILNVILEKEKGGEEETLKNLTLQQFLQLVAMEGKSCEVIVNTSEGEGKIFFEDGEVINASLGNLRGEEAFTRIMKEPESSFKVKWGSPKVKREIEKPFHALLLSAAVQKDEEVVAREEISGLDLQALSELFKDEGVSEGEPVEKEEIPEVEESFEVKLEEIPEEIEKKVTEEAQVEEKEEGTVTLEEVESILEGLSAEEAPKKEEAREEEAVEIPIVEEKVVEKKVETPAPTPEVSAVSSKLSQELKDKFSSVVKEISDILALVAVDGEGNILNISERVTTGVSQVLKTWAPAFRNIIQIASKTPVGAIRDITLSSDKYHLLITEAKNGNLIVIAVIPVKSMKIALVKIKVKELIAEIAKAI; encoded by the coding sequence ATGCCTATCAAAGTTCTGCTGGTGGATGACGAGGAAGACATTCTTTGGGGGCTTTCTGAAGAGTTAACAAGACATAAAATCGAGGTGGAGACTGCTTCCAATGGTTTGGAGGCTTTAGAGAAAATAAAGAAAAAGTCCTTTGATTTTCTTGTTACTGACATTCGCATGCCAGGTCTTAGTGGTGTAGAACTTCTCATGGAGACCAGAAAGATTCAGCCCGATATAAAGGTAATTGTAATGACTGCATACGGCTCTGATGAAATAAGGCAAGATGTGATGACAAAAGGTGCCATTAGTTACCTGGAGAAACCCTTTGATTTTGACCAGATTCTCAATGTTATACTGGAGAAGGAGAAGGGTGGGGAAGAGGAAACTTTAAAAAATCTTACCCTCCAGCAGTTCCTGCAACTCGTTGCTATGGAAGGTAAGTCCTGCGAGGTGATCGTCAACACTTCCGAGGGTGAAGGCAAGATTTTCTTCGAGGATGGAGAGGTAATTAACGCTTCCTTGGGAAATTTGAGAGGCGAAGAAGCCTTTACGAGAATAATGAAGGAGCCCGAAAGTTCCTTTAAAGTTAAATGGGGAAGCCCTAAAGTAAAGAGAGAAATAGAAAAACCATTCCACGCACTTCTCCTTTCTGCAGCGGTTCAGAAAGACGAAGAGGTTGTAGCACGCGAGGAGATCTCAGGACTCGATCTCCAGGCATTATCGGAGTTGTTTAAGGATGAAGGTGTTTCGGAAGGGGAACCCGTTGAGAAAGAAGAAATTCCTGAAGTAGAGGAGAGTTTTGAAGTTAAATTGGAAGAAATCCCTGAAGAGATTGAGAAAAAGGTAACTGAAGAAGCACAAGTTGAGGAGAAGGAAGAAGGCACTGTAACTCTCGAGGAAGTAGAGAGCATACTCGAAGGTTTAAGTGCAGAAGAGGCTCCCAAGAAGGAAGAGGCAAGAGAAGAAGAAGCTGTAGAAATTCCAATCGTTGAAGAAAAAGTTGTAGAGAAGAAGGTTGAGACTCCAGCACCAACTCCAGAGGTGAGTGCGGTTTCGTCAAAGTTAAGTCAGGAGCTCAAAGATAAATTTTCCAGTGTGGTTAAGGAAATTTCGGATATCCTTGCTCTTGTTGCGGTTGATGGTGAAGGTAATATTCTTAATATATCAGAAAGGGTGACTACAGGAGTCTCTCAAGTATTAAAGACCTGGGCGCCTGCATTCAGAAACATAATTCAGATAGCTTCGAAAACTCCAGTTGGTGCAATAAGGGATATTACACTTTCGTCAGACAAATATCACCTCTTAATTACCGAGGCAAAGAATGGGAATCTGATTGTGATCGCCGTGATTCCAGTAAAAAGTATGAAGATCGCCCTCGTGAAGATTAAGGTTAAAGAGCTTATAGCAGAGATAGCAAAGGCAATATAA